A single window of Pristis pectinata isolate sPriPec2 chromosome 8, sPriPec2.1.pri, whole genome shotgun sequence DNA harbors:
- the LOC127573391 gene encoding POU domain, class 3, transcription factor 4-like — protein sequence MATAASNLYMPSSSILTSNSIVPTDSSSMQQAGTFRGHQKLIQSDYLQGLSSNGHPLSHQWVTALPEGSPWSAAISPSPLSQQDVKPGREDLHAGTSLHHRSPHIAHHSPHTNHPSAWGTAAAHNSSITSAGQPLNIYSQPAFTVNGMLDHVGPPPPSGAVGQSMHPGLRDSAEHGELAHHHCHDHSDEETPTSDELEQFAKQFKQRRIKLGFTQADVGLALGTLYGNVFSQTTICRFEALQLSFKNMCKLKPLLNKWLEEADSTTGSPTSIDKIAAQGRKRKKRTSIEVSVKGALETHFLKCPKPAAQEISSLADSLQLEKEVVRVWFCNRRQKEKRMTPPGVHQQDEVFSHSVDSETPSHHDL from the coding sequence ATGGCCACGGCAGCCTCCAACCTCTACATGCCGAGCAGTAGCATCCTCACATCCAACTCCATCGTCCCCACCGACTCATCGAGCATGCAGCAGGCGGGCACCTTCCGGGGCCACCAGAAACTCATCCAAAGTGACTATCTGCAGGGACTGTCCAGCAACGGGCACCCCCTCTCTCACCAGTGGGTGACGGCTTTACCTGAAGGCAGCCCGTGGTCCGCGGCCATTTCTCCAAGTCCCCTGAGCCAGCAAGACGTGAAGCCTGGCAGGGAAGATCTTCACGCTGGCACCAGCCTGCACCACCGCTCTCCACACATTGCCCATCACTCTCCGCACACCAACCACCCGAGCGCATGGGGCACGGCTGCGGCTCACAACTCGTCCATAACCTCGGCCGGACAGCCTCTCAACATCTACTCCCAGCCCGCCTTCACAGTCAACGGCATGTTGGACCACGTCGGACCGCCGCCACCGTCGGGAGCCGTGGGCCAGTCAATGCACCCGGGTCTGAGGGACAGCGCCGAGCACGGAGAACTGGCTCACCACCACTGTCACGACCACTCGGACGAGGAAACCCCCACATCTGATGAGCTGGAACAATTTGCAAAGCAGTTCAAGCAGCGGCGGATCAAGCTGGGCTTCACCCAGGCAGATGTGGGACTGGCATTGGGAACCTTGTACGGAAACGTCTTCTCACAGACAACCATCTGCAGGTTTGAAGCCCTGCAGCTCAGTTTTAAGAACATGTGCAAACTTAAGCCCCTGTTGAACAAGTGGCTGGAGGAAGCGGACTCTACCACGGGCAGTCCAACCAGCATCGACAAGATAGCGGCGCAGGGAAGGAAGCGAAAGAAGCGGACTTCCATAGAGGTGAGTGTGAAAGGTGCTTTAGAGACCCATTTCCTCAAATGTCCCAAACCTGCGGCCCAAGAGATTTCAAGTCTAGCCGACAGTTTGCAATTAGAGAAAGAAGTCGTTCGGGTCTGGTTTTGTAACAGAagacaaaaagaaaaaagaatgacCCCGCCTGGGGTGCATCAACAGGACGAAGTGTTTTCGCATAGTGTTGATTCAGAGACGCCGTCACATCACGATCTTTAA